One Methylobacterium sp. AMS5 genomic region harbors:
- a CDS encoding toll/interleukin-1 receptor domain-containing protein, which yields MAFLREADVRARARRRAGAAGISVSEALGRVARRRRARYDIFLSQTIRDAEIVLGVYDILTNAGYEVFCDWIEAPETDRSQVTPANAEFVRATMDMSDTLLFLDTENAAQSLWMCWELGWFDGRKGLVSVLPVLPDGEQYYRSREFLGLYPYVELDEEGRLKVVRPVVTSPSGVTMFEAPNSRTFESWRTDPRDFMRPRVIGGLGR from the coding sequence ATGGCATTCTTGCGCGAAGCTGATGTCCGCGCGCGAGCGCGGCGGAGGGCCGGAGCAGCGGGTATCAGCGTCTCGGAGGCTTTGGGCCGGGTCGCCCGACGTCGTCGCGCCCGATACGATATCTTCCTCTCTCAGACGATCCGCGACGCCGAGATCGTCCTCGGCGTCTACGACATCCTTACCAACGCCGGGTATGAGGTGTTCTGCGATTGGATCGAAGCGCCGGAGACTGATCGGAGCCAAGTCACACCTGCGAACGCCGAATTTGTCCGTGCGACCATGGACATGAGCGATACGCTGCTGTTCCTTGACACCGAAAACGCGGCCCAATCGCTATGGATGTGTTGGGAATTAGGTTGGTTCGACGGGCGTAAAGGTCTTGTATCTGTCCTTCCAGTCCTGCCCGACGGCGAGCAATACTACCGCAGCCGCGAGTTCCTCGGCCTCTACCCGTATGTCGAGCTGGACGAGGAGGGACGGCTCAAGGTCGTCAGGCCAGTAGTTACGAGTCCGAGCGGCGTAACAATGTTTGAAGCGCCGAACTCACGAACGTTCGAATCTTGGCGGACCGACCCGCGCGATTTCATGAGGCCGCGCGTGATAGGCGGATTAGGTCGGTAG